A stretch of Pleuronectes platessa chromosome 24, fPlePla1.1, whole genome shotgun sequence DNA encodes these proteins:
- the LOC128431093 gene encoding gastrula zinc finger protein XlCGF8.2DB-like: protein MQTREPQSGLNTKNNKQPLSDMKCKTAKKAFSCSECGNTFRLKGDLAVHMRIHTGEKPFSCSVCGKIFRKKNHLTLHIRIHTGEKAFSCSECGQTFRQKGHLTLHMRIHTGEKPFSCSECGKTFSRKFILTEHMKIHTGEKSFSCSVCGKRFSHNNSLTLYMRIHTGEKPFSCSVCGKRFAHTGPITLHMRIHTGEKPFSCSECGKTFSTKGSLTEHMTIHTGEKAFSCSVCGTRFAHTGALTEHMRIHTGEKPFSCSECGKTFRQRSHLTGHMKIHTGEKPFSCSECGKRFRQRSHLTGHMKIHTGEKPLTCS from the coding sequence ATGCAGACCAGGGAACCTCAGTctggtttaaatacaaaaaataacaaacagcctctaagtGATATGAAATGTAAAACTGCTAAGaaagcatttagttgctctgagtgtggtaacaCATTTAGACTAAAGGGGGATCTAGCtgtacatatgaggattcatacaggagagaaaccatttagctgctctgtgtgtggtaaaatatttagaaaaaagaaCCATCTAACTTTACATAtaaggattcatacaggagagaaagcatttagttgctctgagtgtggtcaaACATTTAGACAAAAGGGCCATCTAACtctacatatgaggattcacacaggtgagaaaccatttagttgctctgagtgtggtaaaacatTTAGCCGAAAGTTCATTCTAACTGAACATATGaagattcatacaggagagaaatcatttagttgctctgtgtgtggtaaaagatttagccaCAATAATTCTCTAACTTTatatatgaggattcatacaggagagaaaccatttagttgctctgtgtgtggtaaaagatttgcCCACACTGGTCCTATAACtttacatatgaggattcatacaggagagaaaccatttagttgctctgagtgtggtaaaacatTTAGCACAAAGGGCAGTCTAACTGAGCATATGacgattcatacaggagagaaagcatttagttgctctgtgtgtggtaCAAGATTTGCCCACACTGGTGCTCTAACtgaacatatgaggattcatacaggagagaaaccatttagttgctctgagtgtggtaaaacatTTAGACAAAGGAGCCATTTAACTGGACATATGAAGattcacacaggagagaaaccatttagttgctctgagtgtggtaaaagatttagacAAAGGAGCCATTTAACTGGACATATGaagattcatacaggagagaaaccattgaCTTGCTCCTAG